Proteins co-encoded in one Caldisericia bacterium genomic window:
- the uvsE gene encoding UV DNA damage repair endonuclease UvsE gives MKIGYPCINYSIGCSPNKTFRLTSYEENKLRETIRNNLLCLIEILKFNLKENLKFFRISSETIPFASHEIMSIKWYEEFKRELIEIGDFIKKNFFRISMHPDQFILINSIKEDVFIRSVKELEYHMILLDSMELDYTHKVQIHVGGVYGDKNLSIERFLKRYESLPDFIKKRLCIENDDKYYSVLDVIKISNKTEIPIIFDYFHYRCNNNGEKLENFLKDIILTWKEKDGIPMVDYSSQDKGAKKGTHARRIDLKDFEEFINITRPYEFDIMLEIKDKEKSAIEARKFLEKLNLI, from the coding sequence ATGAAAATTGGCTATCCATGTATAAACTATTCAATAGGTTGTTCTCCGAATAAAACTTTTAGATTAACCTCTTATGAAGAAAATAAATTAAGAGAGACAATTAGAAATAATTTATTATGTTTAATTGAAATTTTAAAATTTAATTTGAAGGAAAATTTAAAATTTTTTAGAATTTCCTCAGAAACTATACCTTTTGCCTCTCATGAAATAATGAGCATTAAATGGTATGAGGAATTTAAAAGAGAATTGATTGAGATAGGAGATTTTATAAAGAAAAATTTTTTTAGAATTTCAATGCACCCAGATCAATTTATTCTTATAAATTCAATTAAAGAGGATGTATTTATAAGAAGCGTTAAAGAACTTGAATATCACATGATTTTACTTGATAGCATGGAATTAGATTACACACATAAAGTACAAATTCATGTTGGTGGAGTTTATGGTGATAAAAATTTATCAATTGAAAGGTTTTTAAAAAGATATGAATCTCTTCCTGATTTTATAAAAAAAAGACTTTGTATAGAAAATGATGATAAGTATTATTCTGTTTTGGATGTAATAAAAATAAGCAACAAAACAGAAATTCCTATCATTTTCGATTATTTTCATTATAGATGCAATAATAATGGAGAAAAATTAGAAAATTTTTTAAAAGATATTATATTAACCTGGAAAGAGAAAGATGGAATTCCTATGGTTGATTACAGTTCACAAGATAAAGGTGCAAAGAAAGGCACTCATGCAAGAAGAATTGATCTTAAAGATTTTGAAGAATTTATTAATATTACAAGACCATATGAATTTGATATTATGCTTGAAATTAAAGATAAAGAAAAAAGCGCAATTGAAGCAAGAAAATTTCTTGAAAAGTTAAATCTCATTTAA
- a CDS encoding DUF3488 and transglutaminase-like domain-containing protein encodes MNKIEIKKILNILTYLIGIEMFIFSFKIISFPYLFISLIIFIFALYKDFVKHYKINRTLLNIVAIIFIILIFLRLTLTDIITPSLESLIVLLSIKFLEDKEKRDYLQIFLISILIFTGATIFSFEISFLVFFLIFILLLNYSIIFLTYYSEDKNLKLKIGEFFKISKRAFLIPIIALPFSVILFFGLPRTPNPLFSFFGSTLTARTGFSETVKLGTVSEIQEDDSVIMRVSTERLNDDELYFRGITLNYYDNNEWIYVKIGEDSKNLEIKGKLVEQTIYLEPYGGNILFGIDKPVGIYSFLRYEKEGLSFKTREIIGNKIKYDVKSVISNVVYEKDIEKKLYLQLPNNLSQNFYEFIRNFKDENALETIKNVQNYLMGPQFKYNLKNLPISQNPVEDFLFKTKEGNCEYFATAMALILRGLEIPSRVVAGYKGGIYNEIGKYYIIKQSDAHLWVEAYVDAIGWIRFDPTPSSERNLALLNSRKISKFRLFLDTINYYYNTFVINYDLEKQIALLNKIKDFKIDFNIKFNMIEFFKKGFYFLLLFLIFILYFIIKNMKLKKERFEDKLIRNFYKKIKKLGLKKEKYEGLEEFLQKIKNEDVKLKLKKFIIKFEDVYYKDKKIDKSMYINLKNILNEI; translated from the coding sequence ATGAATAAAATAGAGATAAAGAAAATTTTAAATATATTAACCTATTTAATTGGAATTGAAATGTTTATATTCTCATTTAAAATAATTTCATTTCCTTATTTATTTATTTCTCTAATTATATTTATTTTTGCTTTATATAAAGATTTTGTCAAACATTATAAAATAAATAGAACTCTTTTAAATATAGTTGCAATAATTTTTATCATTTTGATTTTTTTAAGATTAACACTTACAGATATAATAACACCTTCTCTTGAATCTCTAATTGTTCTTCTTTCGATTAAATTTTTAGAGGATAAAGAAAAAAGAGATTATCTTCAAATTTTTTTAATTTCAATCTTAATATTTACTGGTGCAACAATTTTCTCTTTTGAAATTTCTTTTCTTGTTTTCTTTTTAATATTCATTTTATTACTAAACTATTCAATAATTTTTCTAACATACTACTCTGAAGATAAAAATCTTAAATTAAAAATAGGTGAATTTTTTAAAATTAGTAAAAGAGCCTTTTTGATTCCAATTATTGCTCTACCATTTTCAGTAATACTATTTTTTGGACTTCCAAGAACTCCAAATCCGCTTTTTTCATTTTTTGGCTCAACTTTAACTGCAAGAACTGGATTTTCTGAAACAGTAAAACTTGGTACAGTTTCAGAAATTCAAGAAGATGATTCAGTTATTATGAGAGTCTCAACTGAAAGATTAAATGATGATGAACTTTATTTTAGAGGCATAACACTAAATTATTATGATAATAACGAATGGATTTATGTTAAAATTGGTGAAGATTCAAAAAATTTAGAAATAAAAGGGAAACTAGTAGAGCAGACAATTTATCTTGAACCATATGGAGGAAATATTCTTTTTGGTATTGATAAACCAGTTGGAATTTATTCTTTTTTAAGATATGAAAAAGAGGGGTTAAGTTTCAAAACAAGAGAAATTATAGGAAATAAAATAAAGTATGATGTTAAATCAGTTATCTCTAATGTGGTTTATGAAAAAGATATAGAAAAAAAATTATATTTGCAACTTCCTAATAATTTATCTCAAAATTTTTATGAATTTATTAGAAATTTTAAAGATGAAAATGCTTTGGAAACTATAAAAAATGTACAAAATTACCTTATGGGACCTCAATTTAAATATAATCTTAAAAACTTACCAATCTCACAAAATCCAGTAGAAGATTTTCTTTTTAAAACAAAAGAGGGGAATTGTGAATATTTTGCTACTGCAATGGCTTTAATTTTAAGAGGGCTTGAAATACCATCAAGAGTTGTAGCAGGATATAAAGGTGGTATTTATAATGAAATAGGAAAATATTATATTATTAAGCAATCAGATGCGCATCTTTGGGTTGAAGCATATGTTGATGCAATTGGATGGATAAGATTTGATCCAACTCCATCTTCAGAGAGAAATTTAGCACTTTTAAATTCAAGAAAAATATCAAAATTTAGACTTTTTTTAGATACAATAAACTATTATTACAACACTTTTGTTATAAATTATGATCTTGAAAAACAAATTGCACTTTTAAATAAAATTAAAGATTTTAAAATAGATTTTAATATAAAATTTAATATGATAGAGTTTTTTAAAAAGGGTTTCTATTTTTTGTTGTTGTTTTTAATTTTTATTTTGTATTTCATAATCAAAAATATGAAGTTAAAAAAAGAGCGATTTGAAGATAAGCTTATAAGAAATTTTTACAAAAAAATTAAAAAACTTGGCTTAAAAAAAGAAAAGTATGAGGGTTTAGAAGAATTTCTTCAAAAAATTAAAAATGAAGATGTTAAATTAAAACTTAAAAAATTTATAATTAAATTTGAAGATGTTTATTATAAAGACAAAAAAATTGATAAATCTATGTATATTAATTTAAAAAATATTTTAAATGAGATTTAA
- a CDS encoding DUF58 domain-containing protein, which translates to MGVSAINTGNNLLFLITSFLLSFMAVSGFFGRYNIQNLDLEIEFPQEIYAKKEVYFIFKLINKKRLPSFLIKLKFYDKEIVFPYFEKEISKRESLVFPKRGLYKINELQFSSPFPFNFFVRYYNLKKSFEFIVFPEPKKVIIYENLISQKEKNGEYESQIKSGYDGDIKSIKDYINGTPKKYIDWKSSAKTGSLKIKEFDSLINKPLIIEFDKIKAKNLEDKISFISFLIMDNFKKGIPVGLKIKDKFFKPDFSFNHKLNLLRELALYE; encoded by the coding sequence TTGGGTGTTTCTGCTATAAATACTGGTAATAATCTACTTTTTTTAATAACTTCTTTTTTATTAAGTTTTATGGCTGTTTCAGGTTTTTTTGGAAGATACAATATCCAAAATTTAGATCTTGAAATTGAATTTCCTCAAGAAATTTATGCAAAAAAGGAGGTCTATTTTATTTTTAAATTAATAAATAAAAAGAGATTGCCATCTTTCTTGATAAAATTAAAATTTTATGATAAGGAAATTGTTTTTCCTTATTTTGAAAAAGAAATTAGCAAAAGAGAGTCATTGGTGTTTCCAAAAAGAGGTTTATATAAAATTAATGAACTTCAATTTTCATCTCCTTTTCCTTTTAATTTTTTTGTAAGATATTATAATTTAAAAAAGAGTTTTGAATTTATTGTTTTTCCTGAACCAAAAAAGGTCATTATTTATGAAAATTTAATATCTCAAAAAGAAAAAAATGGAGAATATGAATCACAAATTAAAAGTGGTTATGATGGTGATATCAAATCAATAAAAGATTATATTAATGGAACTCCAAAAAAATATATTGATTGGAAAAGTAGTGCAAAGACTGGCTCACTTAAAATTAAGGAATTTGATTCGCTAATAAATAAACCTTTAATAATAGAATTCGATAAAATAAAAGCTAAAAATTTAGAAGATAAAATTTCTTTTATATCATTTCTTATAATGGATAATTTCAAAAAAGGTATTCCTGTAGGTTTAAAAATTAAGGATAAATTTTTTAAACCAGATTTTTCTTTTAATCATAAATTAAATCTATTAAGGGAATTAGCACTATATGAATAA
- a CDS encoding AAA family ATPase, whose amino-acid sequence MNQKISLIIDFLLNYLQGKRKAIELSLITLLSNGHLLIEDLPGLGKTTLAIGLAKTLGLSFGRVQATSDLLPSDITGLSVFNKNSSEFEFHPGPIFNNILLVDEINRATPKTQSALLEAMAERQVTIDGKTYDLPKPFFVIATQNPYELFGTFPLPESQLDRFMMKISLGYPEKEELREILHIGSTREELIKIKPILSKDEIIKIQEIIKNEVFVSNKVIDYIIEIVEATKKSKFLYSGISTRGSLSLLLASKANAFIKGRDYVIPEDVKELIEFIIPHRVLFKEEYENINKKEIIKSIIEEVPTPV is encoded by the coding sequence ATGAACCAAAAAATAAGTTTAATCATAGATTTTCTTTTAAATTACCTTCAAGGAAAGAGAAAGGCAATTGAACTTTCTCTTATAACTTTACTTTCTAATGGACATCTTTTAATTGAAGATTTGCCAGGGTTAGGTAAAACAACACTTGCAATAGGTTTAGCTAAAACCCTTGGTCTATCTTTTGGAAGAGTGCAAGCAACTTCAGATCTTCTTCCTTCAGATATTACTGGTTTATCTGTATTTAATAAAAACTCTTCTGAATTTGAATTTCACCCAGGACCAATTTTTAATAACATTCTTCTTGTTGATGAAATAAATAGAGCAACCCCAAAAACTCAATCTGCTCTACTTGAAGCAATGGCAGAAAGACAAGTAACAATTGATGGAAAAACCTATGATCTTCCAAAACCCTTTTTTGTCATAGCAACTCAAAATCCATATGAACTATTTGGAACTTTTCCTCTTCCTGAATCACAACTTGATAGATTTATGATGAAAATATCACTTGGCTATCCTGAAAAAGAAGAGCTTAGAGAAATATTACATATTGGAAGTACAAGAGAGGAGTTGATTAAAATTAAACCAATTCTATCAAAAGATGAAATTATTAAAATTCAGGAAATTATTAAAAATGAAGTTTTTGTTTCCAATAAGGTAATTGATTACATAATTGAAATAGTGGAAGCAACCAAAAAAAGCAAATTTTTATATTCTGGAATTTCAACAAGAGGCTCTCTTTCTCTTCTTCTCGCATCAAAAGCCAATGCATTCATCAAAGGAAGAGATTATGTAATACCAGAAGATGTAAAAGAACTTATTGAATTTATAATTCCACATAGGGTTTTATTTAAAGAAGAATATGAAAATATCAATAAAAAGGAGATTATAAAATCAATAATAGAAGAAGTACCTACCCCAGTGTAA
- a CDS encoding 3-oxoacyl-ACP reductase FabG yields the protein MEIKGKCALITGGSRGIGKETAIEIAKRGGNVGINFKLRKDEAENVLKICESFGIEGILLQGDVSKSEDVKKIIKEFINKFGRIDILVNNAGIAPPNTKLIDISEEEWDEIIDINLKSMFLMTKEALPYIPDGGKIINLSSIAGKMGGTIGPHYAASKAGIIGFTFALASELAPRKINVNAVAPGPVDTDLVSEDVKKRLSELTPLKRIATPYEIAHTIIYLIENDFVHGEVVDVNGGRYMD from the coding sequence ATGGAGATAAAAGGAAAATGTGCATTAATTACAGGTGGTAGCAGAGGAATTGGAAAGGAAACAGCAATTGAAATTGCAAAAAGAGGAGGAAATGTTGGAATAAATTTTAAGTTAAGAAAAGATGAAGCAGAAAATGTTTTAAAAATTTGTGAAAGTTTTGGAATAGAAGGAATTTTGCTTCAAGGTGATGTTAGTAAAAGTGAAGATGTTAAAAAAATTATAAAGGAGTTTATAAATAAATTTGGAAGAATAGATATTCTTGTAAATAATGCTGGAATTGCTCCTCCTAATACAAAACTCATTGATATAAGTGAAGAAGAATGGGATGAAATAATTGATATTAATTTAAAAAGTATGTTTCTTATGACAAAAGAAGCGCTTCCTTATATTCCTGATGGTGGAAAGATTATAAATCTTTCATCAATAGCAGGTAAAATGGGAGGAACAATAGGTCCTCATTACGCTGCAAGTAAAGCAGGAATTATTGGTTTTACTTTTGCTCTTGCAAGTGAACTTGCACCTAGAAAAATTAATGTAAATGCAGTTGCTCCAGGACCTGTAGATACTGATCTTGTTAGTGAAGATGTTAAAAAGAGATTGAGTGAGTTAACTCCATTAAAAAGAATTGCAACACCATATGAAATTGCTCACACAATTATTTATTTAATTGAAAACGATTTTGTACATGGAGAAGTTGTTGATGTAAATGGTGGAAGATATATGGATTAA
- the recN gene encoding DNA repair protein RecN yields the protein MLKNLTVKNFAIIEDLSIEFDKGLNVITGETGSGKSILITALGVALGNKFSKEMFREGEDKVYLTTTFDVSFNPKIKNFLIDKGIDEDILFFQREIYKDGKQKLKINGMVVPYSIYREIGEKLIDIHGQHEPQSLLDKSKHLELLDRFIGEDFLKKREVFKENLKKLKELKKEIEDIINQKEERERRKDYLIYVINEIEKEKISEEEEEDLIKKRELLKNVSKLKEIYSESFNLIEGEGDDLGIIDKLFLIEKKLTEIENIDKSAFNFKKELEEVEVKISELSQQIKKRKSEIDFSPQELDFIEERLKTYDDLKRKYGKTVKDILNFLENSKEELNKIDTSFERLEELEKEVELIKEELVKLGKELRKQREEASIKLKELIENELSSLAMEKAKFFIKFFEKESEDGILFNEKKLEPNDYGFETVEFYISPNPGESEKPLIKIASGGELSRVMLAIRTIFGKVDETPCIVFDEIDQGIGGRVGEMVGRKLLELSKTAQVISITHLPQIASFGDYHIVLSKNVIEERTYLVARVLEEDERIYEIARMLGGVEITESAINHAKELLIKGKEVKGV from the coding sequence ATGCTTAAAAATCTTACCGTTAAAAATTTTGCGATTATAGAAGACTTATCGATTGAATTCGATAAGGGGTTAAATGTTATTACAGGTGAAACAGGTTCAGGCAAATCAATTTTAATAACAGCCCTTGGTGTAGCATTAGGAAACAAATTTTCAAAAGAGATGTTTAGAGAGGGAGAAGATAAAGTTTATCTTACAACAACATTTGATGTAAGTTTTAATCCAAAAATTAAAAATTTTTTAATTGATAAAGGAATTGATGAGGATATTCTTTTTTTTCAAAGAGAAATTTATAAAGATGGAAAACAAAAATTAAAAATAAATGGAATGGTTGTTCCATATTCAATTTATAGAGAAATTGGAGAAAAATTAATTGATATTCATGGACAACATGAGCCACAATCTCTTCTCGATAAATCAAAGCATCTTGAACTGTTGGATAGATTCATTGGTGAGGATTTTCTTAAAAAGAGAGAAGTTTTTAAAGAAAACCTTAAAAAATTAAAAGAATTAAAAAAAGAGATTGAAGATATTATAAATCAAAAAGAAGAAAGGGAGAGAAGAAAAGATTATTTAATTTATGTGATAAATGAGATAGAAAAAGAAAAAATAAGTGAAGAAGAGGAAGAAGATTTAATTAAAAAAAGAGAATTATTGAAAAATGTTTCAAAATTAAAAGAAATTTATAGTGAATCATTTAATCTAATCGAAGGCGAAGGGGATGATTTAGGTATTATAGACAAACTATTTTTAATTGAGAAAAAATTAACTGAAATTGAAAATATAGATAAGAGTGCTTTTAATTTTAAAAAAGAATTAGAGGAAGTTGAAGTAAAAATTAGTGAGTTATCTCAACAGATAAAAAAAAGGAAAAGCGAAATAGATTTTTCACCTCAGGAATTAGATTTTATTGAAGAGAGATTAAAAACATATGATGATTTAAAAAGAAAATATGGAAAAACTGTTAAAGATATTTTGAATTTTCTTGAGAATTCCAAAGAAGAATTAAATAAAATAGATACAAGTTTTGAAAGACTTGAAGAATTAGAAAAAGAGGTTGAGTTAATAAAAGAAGAGTTAGTTAAACTAGGAAAAGAATTAAGGAAACAAAGAGAGGAAGCTTCAATAAAATTAAAAGAACTAATAGAAAATGAACTTTCATCTCTTGCAATGGAAAAGGCAAAGTTTTTTATAAAATTTTTTGAAAAAGAGAGCGAAGATGGGATTTTGTTTAACGAGAAAAAACTTGAACCTAATGATTATGGTTTTGAAACTGTTGAATTTTATATTTCACCAAATCCAGGTGAATCAGAAAAGCCCCTAATAAAAATTGCTTCAGGTGGAGAATTATCTAGAGTAATGCTTGCAATAAGAACTATTTTTGGAAAAGTTGATGAAACTCCATGTATTGTTTTTGATGAAATAGATCAAGGAATTGGCGGAAGGGTTGGAGAAATGGTTGGAAGAAAACTGCTTGAACTTTCTAAGACAGCTCAAGTTATATCAATAACTCATCTTCCACAAATAGCAAGTTTTGGAGACTATCACATAGTTCTTTCAAAAAATGTTATAGAAGAAAGAACATATCTTGTTGCAAGAGTTTTAGAGGAGGATGAGAGAATTTATGAAATTGCAAGAATGTTAGGTGGAGTTGAAATAACTGAGAGTGCTATAAATCATGCAAAAGAACTTTTAATTAAAGGAAAGGAGGTAAAGGGTGTTTAA
- the buk gene encoding butyrate kinase, protein MFKILVINPGSTSTKVSYFEDEKEIKTKKIEHQIEELKKFERIFDQYEFRKNAVLDFLKENNIDEKELSCVVGRGGVLRPISAGTYIINEKMLEDLRNASIEHASNLGAPIAYEIAKPYSIPAYIVADVVVDEFPDIARISGLKEIQRKSRFHALNTRYVAQKRAEMLGGKFKDFNFIVAHIGGGISVVAFEKGRAIDVNDPSSSGPFSPERPGGLPSIDIVEMCYSGKYTKEKIKKLLMGEGGIVSYLGTNDLREVERMIDEGNEYAKLIYEAMAYQISKDIVANAVVLKGDVDEIILTGGASKSLKLTNLIKDRVYFVSNIFIFPGEMEQEALCYGALNVLRGEEKPKDY, encoded by the coding sequence GTGTTTAAAATTTTAGTTATAAATCCTGGTTCAACTTCAACAAAAGTTTCATACTTTGAAGATGAGAAGGAGATAAAAACAAAAAAAATCGAACATCAAATAGAAGAACTTAAAAAATTTGAAAGAATTTTTGATCAATATGAATTCAGAAAAAATGCTGTTTTAGATTTTTTAAAAGAAAATAATATTGATGAAAAGGAACTCTCTTGTGTTGTTGGTAGAGGTGGAGTTTTAAGACCAATTTCTGCTGGAACATATATTATTAATGAAAAAATGCTTGAAGATTTAAGAAATGCTTCTATAGAGCATGCGTCAAATTTAGGAGCACCAATTGCTTATGAAATTGCAAAACCATATTCCATACCTGCTTATATTGTAGCAGATGTTGTTGTTGATGAGTTTCCTGATATTGCAAGAATATCTGGTTTAAAAGAAATTCAAAGAAAATCTAGATTTCATGCATTAAATACAAGGTATGTAGCTCAAAAAAGAGCAGAAATGTTAGGAGGTAAATTTAAAGATTTCAATTTTATAGTTGCACATATAGGAGGGGGTATTTCTGTTGTTGCTTTTGAAAAAGGAAGAGCGATTGATGTTAATGACCCAAGTTCTTCTGGTCCTTTTTCACCTGAAAGACCTGGCGGGCTTCCATCAATTGATATAGTTGAGATGTGTTATAGCGGAAAATATACAAAAGAAAAAATTAAAAAACTTTTAATGGGAGAAGGAGGAATTGTTTCTTATCTTGGGACAAATGATCTTAGAGAAGTTGAAAGAATGATAGATGAGGGAAATGAATATGCGAAATTAATTTATGAAGCAATGGCATATCAAATTTCAAAAGATATTGTTGCAAATGCAGTTGTTTTAAAAGGAGATGTTGATGAGATTATTTTAACAGGTGGCGCCTCAAAATCTCTTAAATTGACAAATTTAATTAAAGATAGAGTTTATTTTGTTTCAAATATTTTTATCTTTCCTGGTGAGATGGAGCAGGAAGCACTTTGTTATGGAGCTTTAAATGTTTTGAGAGGAGAGGAAAAACCAAAAGATTATTAA
- a CDS encoding bifunctional enoyl-CoA hydratase/phosphate acetyltransferase → MKNFDEMLTEVKKLGKKTLTIANPYEAEDLKAIKFAKDEGIIEPILIGSKEEILKFLEKENIELQAEIIDEKDYFKAIEISISYVREGKADLVMKGLVKTPELLHAVLDKEKGIRKEKVLSHVGVLQCSRYPKLIIMSDGGMIIAPTLEQKVEILKNALIVAKALKIETPKVALLSAIEIVNPDMPSTLDAALISMMAKRGQIKGAIVDGPLAFDNAISKWAADVKGIKSDVAGDADVFIVPNIEAGNIFFKILNYLSDGVSAGVIIGAKAPVILPSRSDSKESKFYSIALGCLVSSIK, encoded by the coding sequence ATTAAAAATTTTGATGAAATGTTAACTGAAGTAAAAAAACTTGGTAAGAAAACTTTAACTATTGCAAATCCTTATGAAGCAGAAGATTTAAAAGCAATTAAATTTGCTAAAGATGAAGGAATTATTGAACCAATTTTAATTGGAAGTAAAGAAGAGATTTTAAAATTTTTAGAAAAAGAAAATATTGAACTTCAAGCAGAAATTATTGATGAGAAAGATTATTTTAAAGCAATAGAAATATCAATTTCTTATGTAAGAGAGGGAAAAGCAGATTTAGTAATGAAAGGTTTAGTAAAAACTCCTGAACTACTTCATGCTGTTCTTGATAAAGAAAAAGGAATAAGAAAAGAGAAAGTTTTATCTCATGTTGGAGTTTTACAATGTTCAAGATATCCAAAATTAATAATTATGAGTGATGGAGGAATGATAATTGCACCAACTCTTGAACAGAAAGTAGAGATATTAAAAAATGCTTTAATTGTTGCAAAAGCACTTAAAATTGAAACACCAAAAGTTGCACTTCTTTCTGCAATTGAAATTGTAAATCCTGATATGCCATCAACTCTCGATGCTGCACTTATTTCAATGATGGCAAAAAGAGGACAAATTAAAGGAGCAATAGTTGATGGTCCACTTGCTTTTGATAATGCAATTTCAAAGTGGGCTGCAGATGTAAAGGGAATTAAATCTGATGTTGCAGGTGATGCAGATGTATTTATTGTACCAAATATAGAAGCGGGTAATATTTTCTTTAAGATTTTAAATTATTTATCTGATGGAGTGAGTGCAGGTGTAATTATTGGTGCAAAAGCACCTGTTATTCTTCCATCAAGATCAGATTCAAAAGAATCAAAATTTTATTCAATTGCATTAGGTTGTTTAGTATCATCAATTAAATAA
- a CDS encoding Glu/Leu/Phe/Val dehydrogenase has translation MEKELTLNPFKIAQEQIEKVGEVLNLPQDIVEVLKWPKRVVQVSIPVKMDDGSVKTFLGWRSQHNDALGPAKGGIRFHPETNMDEVIALSIWMTLKCGVVGIPYGGGKGGVRCNPKEMSQGELERLSRGYIDGIWQVIGPEKDIPAPDVYTNPQIMAWMMDEYSKLRGYNAFGVITGKPLLLGGSEGRHMATAMGTIYTIREGAKAIGLPLKGATASIQGYGNAGYFAAKLLYEDGVKIVAVSDSKGGIYSEEGLDPDKVLEHKNKTGSVVGYPGTKEIGSKDPLTIPCDILVPAALENQITTENVNEVKAKIIAEAANGPTTPEADEVIVKKGILMIPDILANAGGVTVSYFEWVQNNYGYYWSEEEVLHRLERIMVNAFKNVYEMHKEKKIDMRTSAGAVSIKRVVDAMKLRGWI, from the coding sequence ATGGAGAAAGAATTAACTTTAAATCCATTTAAGATTGCACAGGAGCAAATTGAAAAAGTTGGAGAGGTTCTTAATCTTCCACAAGACATTGTTGAAGTTTTAAAATGGCCAAAAAGAGTAGTTCAAGTTTCGATTCCAGTTAAAATGGATGATGGTAGTGTAAAAACATTCCTTGGATGGAGATCTCAACACAATGATGCTTTAGGACCTGCAAAAGGTGGGATAAGATTTCACCCTGAAACAAATATGGATGAAGTTATTGCTTTATCAATTTGGATGACACTTAAATGCGGAGTTGTTGGAATTCCATATGGAGGGGGAAAGGGTGGAGTAAGATGTAATCCAAAAGAAATGAGCCAGGGAGAGTTAGAGAGATTATCAAGAGGTTATATTGATGGAATATGGCAGGTAATTGGTCCTGAAAAAGATATACCTGCACCTGATGTATATACAAATCCTCAAATTATGGCTTGGATGATGGATGAATATTCAAAATTAAGAGGTTATAATGCTTTTGGAGTAATTACTGGAAAACCTCTACTTCTTGGTGGTTCTGAAGGAAGACATATGGCAACTGCAATGGGTACTATTTATACAATAAGAGAAGGAGCAAAAGCAATTGGTTTACCACTTAAAGGAGCAACTGCCTCAATTCAAGGATATGGAAATGCTGGATATTTTGCAGCAAAACTTCTTTATGAGGATGGAGTAAAAATAGTTGCTGTTAGTGATTCAAAGGGAGGAATCTATTCAGAGGAAGGTCTTGATCCTGATAAGGTTCTTGAACATAAGAATAAAACTGGAAGTGTTGTTGGTTATCCTGGAACAAAAGAGATTGGTTCAAAAGATCCACTAACTATTCCTTGCGATATCCTTGTTCCAGCAGCCCTTGAAAATCAAATAACAACTGAAAATGTAAATGAAGTTAAAGCAAAAATTATTGCTGAAGCTGCAAATGGTCCAACAACACCTGAAGCAGATGAAGTTATTGTTAAAAAAGGAATTCTTATGATTCCAGATATTTTAGCAAATGCAGGTGGAGTTACAGTTTCTTATTTTGAATGGGTACAAAATAATTATGGATATTATTGGAGCGAAGAAGAGGTCTTACATAGACTGGAAAGAATAATGGTTAATGCATTTAAGAATGTTTATGAGATGCATAAAGAAAAGAAAATTGATATGAGAACATCTGCAGGAGCAGTTAGTATAAAAAGAGTTGTTGATGCAATGAAACTGAGAGGATGGATCTAA